In the genome of Thermus antranikianii DSM 12462, the window CGGCCCCACCTGGTGCGAAAGGAGTGGGTGCGGCCTGGGGCCATCGTGGTGGACGTGGGGGTGAACCGGGTGGAGGGCAAGCTTCTAGGCGATGTTCACCCCGAGGTGGCCGAGGTGGCCTCCGCCCTCACCCCCGTGCCCGGGGGCGTGGGGCCCATGACCGTGGCCATGCTGATGGCCAATACCGTAAAGGCGGCGTTGCTTAGGCGGCATGGAGCTCCTCGCTAACCAGGTCTTTTGGACAGCCATCCTGGCCAACTTCCTGGCCCAGACCCTGAAGCTTTTCCTCTACTACCTGCTGGAGGGCCGGTTCCAGTGGGAGCGCTTTCTGGAAACCGGGGGGATGCCCAGCTCCCACTCCGCCACCGTCAGCGCCTTGGCCATGGGCGTGGGCTTCCAGGAGGGTTTTGGCAGCACCCTGTTCGCTGTGGCCGCCATTTTCGCCCTCATCGTCATGTACGACGCCACGGGAATCCGCCGGGCAGCTGGCCTGCACGCCCAGCTCCTAAACCAGTTGGTTCAGGAACTGCAACAGGTGCTCCAGAAAGGCCCTGCCCCGGAGCCCCTTAAGGAACTTTTGGGCCACACCTACCTCGAGGTCCTGGTGGGAGCGTTGCTCGGCGCTTTGGTGGCCTTCCTCAGCTTTCACCTTTTCCCGGCGGCGTAAAAGGCCAGGGTCTGTCCCAGGAGGAAGACGAGGAGCCCAAGCGCGGGGAAGAGAAAGAAGGTGAAGAAGCCTGCGAACAAGGCCAGCACCAGGGGCAGAAGGGGCTTCTTGAAGCGGTGGAAGACCCAGAGGTTCAAAAGGCCGAAGAAGAGGAGGACGCCGAAGGCAACCGTTTCCACGGGGCTTTATTGTACGCCCTTGCCGACTTGGCGGGATGGGGTAAACTTTTACCGGGTATAAGGAGGTTGCACCCATGTTGACGTTACCGGAGAAAATCCTCTTTATCCTGTTCCTTTTGGTAAGCCTTTACTACGCCTACACGGGCTTTCGCCGCGTGTATCTGGCCATCCGAAGGGGACGGCCGGAGGAGCGCTTTGACCGCCTGCCCGAGCGCATTGGCCGGGCCCTTTGGCTTACCCTTACGCAGCAGACCGTTTTCAAGAGGCGCCCTCTGGTTTCCCTCCTCCACGCCTTCGTCTTCTACGGCTTCATCTACTACCTCCTGGTCAACCTGGTGGACCTTCTGGAGGGATACTTCCCCCTGCACACCCAAGGGGGGCTTTGGAACGCTTATAACCTCGTGGCCGATCTCCTCACCGCCGCCATCCTGGTGGGCATCCTGGGGCTCATGCTCCGCCGCTACCTTCTCGCTCCCCAGGATTTCACCTGGAATCCCAAGGTACCTCTCCACGAACGGGTACGCCAGGGGATCCCCCGGGATTCGGCCATCGTGGGGGCCTTTATCACCTTCCACGTGGGAAGCCGCCTGCTTTCCAAGGCAGCGGGCCTGGCCCAAGGGGAGCCCGACCCCTTCCAGCCGGTGGCCAGCTTTCTGGCCACCCTGCTTGCGGGCCTTTCGCCCTCCAGCCTGGTGGTGTTGGAACATTTCTTCTGGTGGGGTGCTTTGGGCTCCATCCTCCTCTTCCTTCCCTACTTCCCCCGCTCCAAGCACATCCACCTGATGATGGGCCCCATCAACCTGGCCTTCCGCCAGGAGAAGCCTGGGGCCCTCTTGCCCCTGGACTTCGAGAAGGAGGAGGAAAAGTTCGGGGCGGAGAAGCTGGAAGACCTTTCCTGGAAGCGGCTTCTGGACGCCTATGCCTGCATCATGTGCAACCGCTGCCAGGAGGCCTGCCCTGCTTACGCCACGGGAAAGGCCCTCTCCCCGGCGGCCATCGTCATCTCCGAGCGGTACGAACTGAATGAGATCCTCCCGGGCTTTGCCAGCGGGCAGGAAAGCCCGAGGCCCCTCATGGACTTTGCCCTGAACGAGGAGGCCCTTTGGGCCTGCACCACCTGCATGGCCTGCGTGGAGGTCTGCCCGGTGGGCAACGAGCCCATGCTTCACATCCTGGATGTGCGCCGGGCCAAGGTGCTCATGGAGGGGGAGTTCCCCCAGGAGCTCAGCAACGCCTTCCGGGGCATGGAGCGCTCGGGCAACCCCTGGGGCATCGGCCAGGATAAGCGCCTGGACTGGGCCGAGGGGCTTAGCGTGCCCACCGTGGAGGAAAAGCCTCACCCCGAGGTCCTCTACTGGGTGGGGTGTGCGGCCAGCTACGACCCCAGGGCCCAGAAGATCGCAAGGAGCATGGTGGAGATCCTGAACGCCAGCGGGGTGGACTGGGCGGTCCTGGGCCGAAAGGAAAAGTGCACGGGGGATTCCGCCAGGCGGGCGGGCAACGAGTACCTGTTCTTCCAGCTGGCCACGGAGAACGTGGAAACCCTAAACCGGGTGGCTCCCAAGACCATCGTCACCACCTGCCCCCACTGCTTCCATACCCTGGGCAACGAGTACAAGGCCTTTGGCGGGGAGTACCGGGTGGTCCACCACTCGGAGTTCATCGCCGAGCAATTGCGCTCGGGCCGGCTTAAGGTTTCCGAGGAAACCCGGCGGGTGGTCTTCCATGACCCCTGCTATCTGGGCCGGCACAACGGGGTGTACGAAGCACCCCGGGAGGTGCTCAAAAGGGTAGGCCTTGTGCTCACCGAACCCCCTAGGAACCGGGAGCGGAGCTTCTGTTGCGGGGCTGGTGGAGCCCAGTTCTGGAAGGAGGAGGAACCCGGGGCCATGCGGGTTTCGGAAAACCGCTACCGGGAGCTTAAGGGCACGGGGGCGGAGGTCATCGCCACCGGCTGCCCCTTCTGCATGGCCATGATGAACGTGGAGGTGGCCCAGGACGAGAAGCCCCCGGAGGTTTTGGACATCGCCGAGCTGGTAGCCCAGGGCCTTAAGGCTTAGGATTTTGATAGACGGCGAAGACTCGGTAGCCCTCCATCCACCCCTCCCCAAAGGCCCGCAGCGCGAGGCCTGGGGGAGGGGTGAGGAGTTCGTAGGGCTCCCAGTAGAAAGGGCTTTCCGGCCTGTTGCGCCGCACGGCTTCCCGGCGGCTGAAGCCTTCCACCAGGAGAAGCCCCCCTGGGGCCAAGAGGGGAGGAAGGGCCTTAAGAAGAGGGCGGTTTACGTAATAGCTCATGAGGATGGCGGCGAAGGGGCCTTTGGGAAGGTGCGCAAGAGCCTTGGGGGCCTCGAGGTCCAGCTCCACCAGGGTCAAGCCGTGGATACCTTTAAGCTTTCTTAGGGCCTCGCGGCTTTTTTCCACCAGGACCACGGGATGCCCCCTGTCCAGGAAGTAAAGGGCGTTCCTGCCCAGGCCCCCCGCCAGGTCCAGGACCGGGCCCTTGGGGGCAAAGGGACCGTAGGCCCGCACCACCTGGGCGGGAGCCCGTTCCAGGGCGGCTTGGCGGTAAAACGCATCCCAGTCCCTAGGCATGCTTGCGCAAAGCCAGAAGGCTTCCCCCCAAGAGGATGAGGAGGGTTACACCCCAGAAGACAGGTTTCGGCAGGTGCCAGGCCAGCTCCGGGCGGTGTAGGAGTTCCGCCAGGGTGGCGCTCCCTTCCGAAAGGAGCTTGACCCCGGCCCAGCCCACTAGAGCGTAGGCCACCTTCTCCAGGCTGGGATAGCGTTCCATCACCGCCACCACGTAGCCTGCGGCCAGGCGGATGAAGAGGATGCCCAGGGCCACGCCCAGGAAGACCAGGAGGAGGTCCTTGGAAAAGGCCACCACCGCCAGGATGGAGTCCACGGCGAAGGCCAGGTCCACCAGGTTGATGAGGAGGACCACTCGCCAGAACTCCCGGGCGGCGGCCTCGGGTAAGGGCTTGGCCTCCGGATGGTCGCGGAAGTGTTGGAGCATGAGGAAGAGGAGGTAAAGCCCTCCCAGCACTTGGACCCACCATAGTCGGATCACGTACACGGCGAAGAGAAGGGCCAGGCCCCTTAGCAAGTAGGCCCCCAGGACCCCGTAGAAGAGGGCCTTGCGGCGGAGGTGGGTGGGGAGGGGTTTGACCATCACCGCCAGGACCAAGGCGTTGTCCCCGGAGAGGAGGGCCTCGAGGGCCGCCACGGAAAGGAGCACCAGAACGGTTTCCGGATTCATGCCTCCCCCAGCAGGTAGCGAAGCCCTGGGGCCAGGGCTTGCTTCCACGTTACCCAGTTGTGCCCCGAGGCCCTTTCCCGGTAGGCGTGGGGGACCTTGCGCTCAGCGAGGAGGGCGGCAAAGCGGCGGGCCGGGGCCAGGAGCCATTCCAAAAGACCCACCTCTAGATAGATGCGAGGCAGAACCTTAGCCTCAGCGTATTGTTCCAAAAGCCACTCCCGGTCCCGGTAGGCGTCGGTACCCCCTGGGTGGGCCTTCAGGGCCGGGGAGAGGGCGAGGACCTTTGGGAAGCGGCCCGGGTGGCGCAGAGCCTGCCACAAGGAGAAAAGGCCTCCCAAGGAAGCCCCCACCAGGAGGATCTCCCCCAAGGGGCCCTTGCTGCGTTCCACTTCCCCTAGCACCCGGTGGAACTCCTCCTCGTAGGCCTCGGAAAACCGGTACTCCCGGTTCCGGTCTATGGGCTCCACGAAAACCAGGCGCACCGGGGGGATTTCGCCTGCCTCCACCAGGGCCTGGGCCACCTTGTGGAGGCCTGCGGTGCGGTAGAAGGCCACTCCATCCTGGGCCACCAGGGTGGCCTTAGGATCCTTCCCGGCTTCGGCCACGTAGAAGCGCCTTTCCCCGAGGCGGTGCCGCTCCACTTTGGGTTCCTCCCTGGGCTCGGGAGGTGCTTCAAAGCGGTGCCCGGGAAGCCGAACAGCCCGAGGATAGGTCCACCAGGGATTGTCCGCTCGCTCAGGGTTTTCGGGGTCGGGGAAGGGCCTACCCCGCTCGTCCAGGAAGGCGTATTCCACGTAAGCCCCTTCCGGAAACTCCAGGGTGACGGGGCCTTGGAGGGGGATGGGATTCCTTTCCCAGTCGGTGAAGTCCCCTATCAGGGCCCTGGCCTGGGCCGGGGGAAAAAAGGTGACGGTGCGCTTGGAAACCCGTACCACGGGAATACTCTACCCGGGCCTAGGCCGGAGCTAAAGCTTCTCCAGCTCCGGGTAGAGGAGAAGGAGCTCTTCCTCCGTCAGGGCCTCGCCTTCCCTTTCTGGGGTCCAGGAAAGGTACGCCGCCAGGAGGGTGAAGGAACTGGATCCCGCCAGGTCCATGAGGGCTTGCCTGGCCCGGGACCGGGTTAAAGGGGATTGGGGGGGAAGAAGCCTGCGGTCGGCGAGGAGGAGGCTTACCACCAGGTAGCGCCCGCCGGGCTCCACCTGAGCCGGGTATGCCTCCAGCGCGTGCTTCTTGCCCTCAAAGTGGCGGAAGGTTTCCTGGTACTTGCTCCGCTCCTCCAGCATCCAGGCGTCGAACCGGGCCAGGACCTCCTCCTCGGAACCCACGGCCACCTGGTAATCCCCAAAGCGCCAGGCGGGCTCCTCCCTGAGGAGCAAGAGGGCCGCCTCGTCCACCAGGTCCGCCAGGCCCTTGGCCGAGGTGGTGTCCGCTTCCTCGGCCAGGCGCCTTAGCGCCTTTTGCATCTGGGGGCGGGCCAGGAGGGCCAGGCGCAACCTGGCCCCACTGGCGGTGGGCCCTTCCCCCGCTTGGCGGAGCCCCCGCACCATGTAGACGGTCACCAAGACCAAGCCCAAGACCACCAGGACGGGTACAATGCCTAGGCTTCCCCCTCCCCCGGGGTAGACCACCACCGGGCCGGGATAGGGGGGGTAGAAAGGCGGAGGGGTGGGGAAGACCGGGGCTGGTCCTGGGCTCATGGGAGGTGGGGTGGGGCTGTAGGGACGTCCGCCTGCGCCGCCCCCGCTTTTCTGGGCTAGGACCAAGGAGATTGCCAAAAGAAGGAACCAGACGAGGCGGCGCATGGTCTTCAGCATACCCCAGGGCCAGGGGCTTGGTGCTAAAAATAGCGATGCAGTAAACTTGATATAGGTAGGCTTAGGCTATGGACGAGAAAGGAGGGAAATCATGCTGCCGGAAACCTTGCCCGTCTGCCCGGTGAGGGGGTCGGTCATCTACCCTACCATGGTCATGCCCATCGATGCAGGGAGGCCCGTTTCCATCCGGGCCATCGACGAGGCCTTGACCCGGGAGCGGGTGCTTCTCATCGTGAGCCAGAGGGACAAGGAGGTGGAAAACCCCAAGCCCTCGGACCTCTACGAGGTGGGCACCGCCTGCAACATCCTTAAGATGCGTAAGAACCCGGACGGTTCCGTTCAGGTGCTGGTGCAGGCCTTTGCCCGGGTGCGGGTCAAGGAGTGGTTGGACCTGGGGGACCACCTCGAGGCTAAGGGGGAGGTCCTCTCCGATGAGCCCGCTGACTCCACCTTGATCAAGGCCCTGGTGCGGGAGGTGAAGGACAAGTTCCAGGCCCTTCTCAAGGAGGGTAAGTACCTGGTCCCCGAGGTGGCCCAGTTCGTCCTGAACCTGGAGGACCCGAGCCAGCTGGCCGATTACATCGCCTTTCACATGGACTTCCGCCTGGAGGACAAGCAGAGGGTTTTGGAGACCTCCAATGTGGCGGAGAGGCTAAAGCGGGTCTTGGTCCTCCTCGAGGCGGAGCTGGAGCTCATCGAAACGCAAAGGCGCATCCAGCAGCAGGTCAAGGAGGAGATCGACCGTAACCAGCGGGAGTACTTCCTGCGGGAGCAGATGAAGGCCATCCAGCGGGAGCTCCACGGGGAGGAGGGTGCCGAGGAGGTGGAGGAGTTCCGCAGGAAGGTGGAGGAACTCAACCTGCCCCCTGTGGTGCGGCAGGAAGCGGAGCGGGAACTGAACCGCTTCGCCCGCATGCACCCCGATTCCGCCGAGGCCAGCGTCATTCGCACCTACCTGGACTGGATCGTGAACCTGCCCTGGAACACCCGCACCGAGGACAACCTGGATCTAAACCGGGCCAAGGAGATCCTGGAAAGGGACCACTACGGTCTGGAGAAGGTGAAGGACCGGGTCCTGGAGTACCTGGCGGTGCGGAAGCTAAAAGCGGAGCGGGCCAAGCGGGGGGAAATCCCACCGGACGAGGTGAACAAGGGGCCCATCCTCCTCTTCGTGGGGCCTCCTGGGGTGGGGAAGACCTCGATTGCCAAGAGCATCGCCGAGGCCTTGGGCCGCAAGTACGTGCGCATCTCCTTGGGCGGCGTGCGGGATGAGTCCGACATCCGGGGGCACCGGCGCACCTACATCGGGGCCATGCCCGGGCGTATCATCCAGGGCCTGCGCCAGGCGGGCACCAAGAACCCCGTCTTCCTCCTGGACGAGGTGGACAAGCTGGGCATCTCCTACCAGGGGGACCCTGCGGCGGCCCTTTTGGAGGTGCTGGACCCCGCCCAGAACAAGGAGTTCGTGGACCACTACCTGGGGGTGCCCTTTGACCTTTCCGAGGTGATGTTCATCTGCACCGCCAACTTTCCCCAGAACATCCCCGCCCCCCTTTGGGACCGGATGGAGGCCATCGAGTTCACCAGCTACATCGAACAGGAAAAGCTGGAGATCGCCAAGCGCTACCTCCTGCCCCGGCAGATGCGGGAGACCGGCCTCCTCGAGGGCCAGGCGGTGATCACGGAGGCAGCCCTAATGCGCCTCATCACCCACTACACCCGGGAGGCTGGGGTGCGCCAGCTGGAACGGGAGATCGGGTCCCTTTTGCGCAAGGCGGCCCGGCAGATCCTGGAAGAGGGCAAGAAGCGGGTACGCATCACAGAGAGGGACCTGGAAAAATACCTGGGCCCGCCCCGCTACTTGCCGGAAACCGAGGCCCGCGAGCCCCAGGTGGGTGTGGCCACGGGCATGTACTACACCCCGGTGGGCGGGGACATCATGTTCGTGGAGGTTTCCGTGATGCCCGGTAAGGGGAACCTGATCCTCACCGGGCAGCTTGGGGATGTGATGAAGGAGTCTGCTCGGGCGGCGCTTTCCTACGCCAAGCGGAACGCCGAGCGCTTCGGCATCCCCTTGAAGCGCTTTGAGGAGTCCGACATCCACATCCACGTGCCGGCGGGGGCCATTCCCAAGGAAGGGCCTTCGGCCGGGGTGGCCATCGTGAGCGCCTTGGTCAGCGCCCTCACGGAGGTGCCCGTCCGCCACGACATCGCCATGACCGGGGAGATCACCCTCACGGGCAGGGTGCTTCCCATCGGTGGGGTCAAGGAGAAGGTGCTGGGGGCCAGGCGGGCAGGGATAAGGGAGGTGATCCTTCCCAAGCAGAACGAAGCCGACCTCAGCGACATTCCCAAGCCCCTGCGCCAGAACATGACCTTCCACTTCGTGGAGCACTTGGACCAGGTCCTGGATCTGGCCCTGGTGGGTGGGCTCAAGGCCTTGGAGCATAGGGCCCGGGAGGCCAAGGCCAAGGGGGCAAGGGCGCGGTCCAAAAAGGAAGTCGTGGCCCATGCCTAGGGGGGGCCTCTAGCGGGTTAAGGGGTGCTCTTTCGCCCCGCTGGCTGGCTTGCCCGGCGGGGCTTTGTTCCTAATTCAGGGGGAATCCTCCAGGGCCTTTTGGTACACCTCCAGGTAGGCCTGGGTGATCCTCTCTGGGTGAAAGCGGGCGATGGCGTACTCCCGGGCGGCCTTGCGCATGCTGGAGAGCTTGGGGTGGGCGAGGAGGTCCAGCACCGCCTGGGCGAAGCCTTCCAGGTCCCCAAGCTCCACCAGCCGGCCCACCTCGGGCTGTACCAGCTCGGGAACCCCTCCCACGGCGGTGGCCACCACGGGAACCCCGCTGGCCAGGGCCTCGAGGGCCGCTTGCCCAAAGGACTCCTCCTCCGAGGCCAGCAGAAAGAGGTCAGCAGCTCCCAGAATCCCCTCGGGATGGGGAGTGGGGGGATGGAAGGTGACCCAGCGCTCCACCCCGAGCTCCTCCGCTACCCGCTTCGCTTCCCCTTCCTCCGGTCCCTTCCCCAGAAGAAGGAGTCTGGCCTGCACCTTCCTCCGCACCTTGGCGAAGACCCGCACGATGTCCGGCACCCTTTTGATGGGGCGGAAGTTGGAGGCGTGCACCAAAAGCCACTCCCCTTCTTCCGCGTAGAGCTTCTTGCGCTCCGGCCTGGGGTAGAAGCGGTCCGGGTCCACGGCGTTATGGATGACCACGGGGCTAACCCCGAAGGCCTTCTGGGCCTCCTGGGCTAGGGCCCGGCTCACCGCGGTGGTGGCCTTGGCCCTTTGGAGGGCCTTCCGGGTGGGTCCGTGGAAGGCCGGGTCCATCCCCAGCACCGATACGTCCGTGCCGTGGAGGGTGTGCACTAGGGGAAGCTCCTCCCCCAAAGCCAGGTAGGCGGCGGCGGCGTGGGGGATGGCGTAGTGGGTGTGGACCAGATCCAGCCCCAGCCCCTTGGCTTCCCGCTCCAACACCCCGGCCAGGGAGAGGGTGTAAAGGGGGCCAGGGAAGACGGGGTAAAAGGGCAGGTCCACGGGGATGTAGACCACAGGGCTTTCCTTGGGCAGGCGGAAGGGCCTTTCCGTGGCGAAAAGGTAAACCCGGTGGCCCATCTGGGCCAGGCGGTGGGCCAACTCTGTAGCCACGATGCCGCTACCCCCGAGGCCGGGGTAGGCCACTAGGCCCAGCTTGAGTGTCCTCACGCCGAGACCCGCAAGAGGGGAGAGGGAAGAACCCACCCCCCCGGACCCTTGCCCATGGGAGACGCACCTTTAGGATGTTCCCCGATTGGTTGGCCAAAGAAGGTCATGCTCCCAGTTTACCGTAGGGGACGAGGAGCACTCAGGGCCGCCAGCCTGAGGGGCTTGCGGGATAAGGGGGATTGGCCCCGCGGGGGACCTCGAGGCGGAATAGCCGCGAAAGGAGGACCACGCCCCCTGTGGTTTGAGCCTGGGTAAGGGCCTGGTGCAGGAGTTGGGAAAGCTCCAGGAGGAAGCGATCTTGCCGTTCCTTGGGCACAGGAAGGGCCCCAAAGGTGAGGCAGGCGGGGTTCACCGCCGGGCAGTGGGGTTCAAGCCTTAGCTTCCCCCCAAGGAAGTAAACCCGCCAGGCCCCGAGGTCCACCCGGTATCCCGCGCGCAGGTGGTCCTGGTACTGGCTGGAAAGCCTGCGCCAAAGGTCCTGGGCTTCCTTGCCCGAAGGGCCAAGGGTGTACCGCCACTCCCGGGCCCCCGCCTGGGTTAGGGTTTGGCTGCGGGTAAGCCGCCAGTCTTGGGCCATGGCCCCAGGTAGGGCCAGGAGGGCTAAGAGCGTTAGCCACCTGGACATCTGCGCGCCCATGTCTTCAGGGTGCCATGACAGGGACAAAGGGCATGTGAGGAATGGGCCTGAGCCTTGGAATAAAGAGGATGCCCTAGCCCCTCAAAGGCTTCTTAGGATTTCCTCCCCCTCCTCCATGTAGGCATCCCAGGGAATCAACACGTACTCCCGGCCTGAATGGGCGGCGTAGTAGGGGAGGTCCAGGCATAGGGGTGTGCGCACCTGCTTAAGCTCCTGCACCAAGGCGGGAGGGGGTTTTAGGTAAAGGCGGGGGCGGAGCCTTTCCAAAAGAAGGCCGAGGCGGAAAGCCCGGAGGGCTTTCCCGTTCTCCTTCCGGTGAGGGGTTCCCTGGTGCCTCAA includes:
- a CDS encoding TerC family protein, whose protein sequence is MNPETVLVLLSVAALEALLSGDNALVLAVMVKPLPTHLRRKALFYGVLGAYLLRGLALLFAVYVIRLWWVQVLGGLYLLFLMLQHFRDHPEAKPLPEAAAREFWRVVLLINLVDLAFAVDSILAVVAFSKDLLLVFLGVALGILFIRLAAGYVVAVMERYPSLEKVAYALVGWAGVKLLSEGSATLAELLHRPELAWHLPKPVFWGVTLLILLGGSLLALRKHA
- a CDS encoding divergent PAP2 family protein codes for the protein MELLANQVFWTAILANFLAQTLKLFLYYLLEGRFQWERFLETGGMPSSHSATVSALAMGVGFQEGFGSTLFAVAAIFALIVMYDATGIRRAAGLHAQLLNQLVQELQQVLQKGPAPEPLKELLGHTYLEVLVGALLGALVAFLSFHLFPAA
- a CDS encoding alpha/beta hydrolase → MVRVSKRTVTFFPPAQARALIGDFTDWERNPIPLQGPVTLEFPEGAYVEYAFLDERGRPFPDPENPERADNPWWTYPRAVRLPGHRFEAPPEPREEPKVERHRLGERRFYVAEAGKDPKATLVAQDGVAFYRTAGLHKVAQALVEAGEIPPVRLVFVEPIDRNREYRFSEAYEEEFHRVLGEVERSKGPLGEILLVGASLGGLFSLWQALRHPGRFPKVLALSPALKAHPGGTDAYRDREWLLEQYAEAKVLPRIYLEVGLLEWLLAPARRFAALLAERKVPHAYRERASGHNWVTWKQALAPGLRYLLGEA
- a CDS encoding (Fe-S)-binding protein, yielding MLTLPEKILFILFLLVSLYYAYTGFRRVYLAIRRGRPEERFDRLPERIGRALWLTLTQQTVFKRRPLVSLLHAFVFYGFIYYLLVNLVDLLEGYFPLHTQGGLWNAYNLVADLLTAAILVGILGLMLRRYLLAPQDFTWNPKVPLHERVRQGIPRDSAIVGAFITFHVGSRLLSKAAGLAQGEPDPFQPVASFLATLLAGLSPSSLVVLEHFFWWGALGSILLFLPYFPRSKHIHLMMGPINLAFRQEKPGALLPLDFEKEEEKFGAEKLEDLSWKRLLDAYACIMCNRCQEACPAYATGKALSPAAIVISERYELNEILPGFASGQESPRPLMDFALNEEALWACTTCMACVEVCPVGNEPMLHILDVRRAKVLMEGEFPQELSNAFRGMERSGNPWGIGQDKRLDWAEGLSVPTVEEKPHPEVLYWVGCAASYDPRAQKIARSMVEILNASGVDWAVLGRKEKCTGDSARRAGNEYLFFQLATENVETLNRVAPKTIVTTCPHCFHTLGNEYKAFGGEYRVVHHSEFIAEQLRSGRLKVSEETRRVVFHDPCYLGRHNGVYEAPREVLKRVGLVLTEPPRNRERSFCCGAGGAQFWKEEEPGAMRVSENRYRELKGTGAEVIATGCPFCMAMMNVEVAQDEKPPEVLDIAELVAQGLKA
- a CDS encoding DUF1517 domain-containing protein — its product is MRRLVWFLLLAISLVLAQKSGGGAGGRPYSPTPPPMSPGPAPVFPTPPPFYPPYPGPVVVYPGGGGSLGIVPVLVVLGLVLVTVYMVRGLRQAGEGPTASGARLRLALLARPQMQKALRRLAEEADTTSAKGLADLVDEAALLLLREEPAWRFGDYQVAVGSEEEVLARFDAWMLEERSKYQETFRHFEGKKHALEAYPAQVEPGGRYLVVSLLLADRRLLPPQSPLTRSRARQALMDLAGSSSFTLLAAYLSWTPEREGEALTEEELLLLYPELEKL
- the lon gene encoding endopeptidase La; the protein is MLPETLPVCPVRGSVIYPTMVMPIDAGRPVSIRAIDEALTRERVLLIVSQRDKEVENPKPSDLYEVGTACNILKMRKNPDGSVQVLVQAFARVRVKEWLDLGDHLEAKGEVLSDEPADSTLIKALVREVKDKFQALLKEGKYLVPEVAQFVLNLEDPSQLADYIAFHMDFRLEDKQRVLETSNVAERLKRVLVLLEAELELIETQRRIQQQVKEEIDRNQREYFLREQMKAIQRELHGEEGAEEVEEFRRKVEELNLPPVVRQEAERELNRFARMHPDSAEASVIRTYLDWIVNLPWNTRTEDNLDLNRAKEILERDHYGLEKVKDRVLEYLAVRKLKAERAKRGEIPPDEVNKGPILLFVGPPGVGKTSIAKSIAEALGRKYVRISLGGVRDESDIRGHRRTYIGAMPGRIIQGLRQAGTKNPVFLLDEVDKLGISYQGDPAAALLEVLDPAQNKEFVDHYLGVPFDLSEVMFICTANFPQNIPAPLWDRMEAIEFTSYIEQEKLEIAKRYLLPRQMRETGLLEGQAVITEAALMRLITHYTREAGVRQLEREIGSLLRKAARQILEEGKKRVRITERDLEKYLGPPRYLPETEAREPQVGVATGMYYTPVGGDIMFVEVSVMPGKGNLILTGQLGDVMKESARAALSYAKRNAERFGIPLKRFEESDIHIHVPAGAIPKEGPSAGVAIVSALVSALTEVPVRHDIAMTGEITLTGRVLPIGGVKEKVLGARRAGIREVILPKQNEADLSDIPKPLRQNMTFHFVEHLDQVLDLALVGGLKALEHRAREAKAKGARARSKKEVVAHA
- a CDS encoding SAM-dependent methyltransferase, whose protein sequence is MPRDWDAFYRQAALERAPAQVVRAYGPFAPKGPVLDLAGGLGRNALYFLDRGHPVVLVEKSREALRKLKGIHGLTLVELDLEAPKALAHLPKGPFAAILMSYYVNRPLLKALPPLLAPGGLLLVEGFSRREAVRRNRPESPFYWEPYELLTPPPGLALRAFGEGWMEGYRVFAVYQNPKP
- the bshA gene encoding N-acetyl-alpha-D-glucosaminyl L-malate synthase BshA; the protein is MRTLKLGLVAYPGLGGSGIVATELAHRLAQMGHRVYLFATERPFRLPKESPVVYIPVDLPFYPVFPGPLYTLSLAGVLEREAKGLGLDLVHTHYAIPHAAAAYLALGEELPLVHTLHGTDVSVLGMDPAFHGPTRKALQRAKATTAVSRALAQEAQKAFGVSPVVIHNAVDPDRFYPRPERKKLYAEEGEWLLVHASNFRPIKRVPDIVRVFAKVRRKVQARLLLLGKGPEEGEAKRVAEELGVERWVTFHPPTPHPEGILGAADLFLLASEEESFGQAALEALASGVPVVATAVGGVPELVQPEVGRLVELGDLEGFAQAVLDLLAHPKLSSMRKAAREYAIARFHPERITQAYLEVYQKALEDSP